The following coding sequences lie in one Mus musculus strain C57BL/6J chromosome 11, GRCm38.p6 C57BL/6J genomic window:
- the Ubtf gene encoding nucleolar transcription factor 1 isoform 7 (isoform 7 is encoded by transcript variant 12): protein MNGEADCPTDLEMAAPKGQDRWSQEDMLTLLECMKNNLPSNDSSKFKTTESHMDWEKVAFKDFSGDMCKLKWVEISNEVRKFRTLTELILDAQEHVKNPYKGKKLKKHPDFPKKPLTPYFRFFMEKRAKYAKLHPEMSNLDLTKILSKKYKELPEKKKVGGGGAQVWGG from the exons ATGAACGGAGAAGCGGACTGTCCCACAGACCTGGAAATGGCCGCCCCCAAAGGCCAAG ACCGCTGGTCCCAGGAAGATATGCTGACTCTGCTGGAATGCATGAAGAACAACCTCCCATCCAACGACAGCTCCAAGTTCAAAACCACAGAGTCGCACATGGATTGGGAAAAAGTTGCGTTTAAGGATTTTTCAGGAGATATGTGCAAGCTCAAATGGGTGGAGATTTCTAACGAG GTAAGGAAGTTCCGTACATTGACAGAATTGATCCTTGATGCTCAGGAACATGTTAAAAACCCTTACAAAGGCAAAAAGCTCAAG AAACACCCGGATTTTCCAAAGAAACCTCTCACCCCTTACTTCCGCTTCTTCATGGAGAAGCGGGCCAAGTACGCGAAGCTCCACCCGGAGATGAGCAACCTGGACCTGACTAAGATCCTGTCTAAGAAATACAAGGAACTTCCAGAGAAGaagaaggtggggggagggggggctcaggtgtggggagggtag
- the Ubtf gene encoding nucleolar transcription factor 1 isoform 6 (isoform 6 is encoded by transcript variant 11), whose amino-acid sequence MLNINKKQTTSPASKKPSQEGGKGGSEKPKRPVSAMFIFSEEKRRQLQEERPELSESELTRLLARMWNDLSEKKKAKYKAREAALKAQSERKPGGEREDRGKLPESPKRAEEIWQQSVIGDYLARFKNDRVKALKAMEMTWNNMEKKEKLMWIKKAAEDQKRYERELSEMRAPPAATNSSKKMKFQGEPKKPPMNGYQKFSQELLSNGELNHLPLKERMVEIGSRWQRISQSQKEHYKKLAEEQQRQYKVHLDLWVKSLSPQDRAAYKEYISNKRKNMTKLRGPNPKSSRTTLQSKSESEEDDDEEEEDDEEEEEEEDDENGDSSEDGGDSSESSSEDESEDGDENDDDDDDEDDEDDDDEDEDNESEGSSSSSSSSGDSSDSDSN is encoded by the exons ATGCTGAACATCAATAAGAAGCAAACCACCAGTCCGGCCTCCAAGAAGCCTTCACAGGAAGGTGGCAAG GGTGGCTCCGAGAAGCCCAAGCGGCCTGTGTCTGCTATGTTcatcttctctgaggagaagcgAAGGCAGCTACAGGAGGAACGACCTGAGCTCTCCGAAAGCGAACTGACCCGCCTTCTGGCCCGCATGTGGAACGACTTGTCCGAGAAGAAGAAG GCTAAATACAAGGCCCGGGAGGCTGCGCTGAAGGCGCAGTCTGAGAGGAAGCCGGGCGGGGAGCGTGAAGATAGGGGCAAGCTGCCGGAGTCGCCCAAGAGGGCTGAGGAGATCTGGCAGCAGAGTGTCATCGGAGACTATCTGGCCCGCTTCAAG AATGACCGGGTGAAAGCCTTGAAAGCCATGGAGATGACTTGGAACAAcatggagaagaaggagaagctgATGTGGATTAAGAAGGCAGCAGAAGACCAAAAACGATATGAG AGAGAGTTAAGTGAGATGCGGGCCCCTCCAGCTGCTACAAACTCTTCCAAGAAGATGAAGTTCCAGGGAGAACCCAAGAAACCTCCTAT GAACGGTTACCAGAAGTTCTCCCAGGAGCTGCTGTCCAATGGGGAGCTAAATCACCTGCCGCTGAAGGAGCGCATGGTGGAGATTGGCAGCCGCTGGCAGCGCATCTCCCAGAGCCAGAAGGAGCACTATAAGAAGCTGGCGGAGGAGCAACAGAGGCAGTACAAGGTGCACTTGGACCTCTGGGTCAAG AGCCTGTCTCCCCAGGACCGCGCAGCATACAAAGAATACATCTCCAAT AAACGTAAGAACATGACCAAGCTCCGAGGCCCAAACCCCAAGTCTAGCCGGACCACCCTGCAGTCCAAGTCG GAGTCCGAGGAGGATgacgatgaggaggaggaggacgacgaggaggaggaggaagaggaagatgatgagaACGGTGACTCTTCTGAGGATGGCGGGGACTCTTCTGAGTCCAGCAGTGAAGATGAAAGCGAGGATGGGGATGAG aatgatgatgacgacgacgatgaaGATGACGAAGATGACGACGATGAGGATGAAGACAACGAGTCTGAGGGCAGTAGCTCCAGCTCTTCATCCTCAGGGGACTCTTCGGATTCTGACTCCAACTGA